In a single window of the Nitrospirota bacterium genome:
- the dcd gene encoding dCTP deaminase — MILGNREIRKALTEGNIIIEPPPREPFDSTAVDLRLNDSILLPKKGLSLSFDLRQKGIATTLSQFYEHHLISPAGGFVLQPMQFAIANTLEYIKLPIKANTPCFAARVEGKSSLARCGLIIHFTAPTIHAGFNGTITLELMNLGSYSINLYQGMSICQLIFERVEGEIDFSPSQFQGQKTPEGS, encoded by the coding sequence GTGATCCTTGGCAATAGGGAGATAAGAAAGGCCCTGACAGAAGGGAACATCATTATCGAACCTCCCCCCAGGGAACCTTTTGATTCAACAGCTGTAGATTTAAGATTAAATGATTCAATACTACTACCCAAAAAAGGACTTTCTCTTTCTTTTGATTTAAGACAAAAAGGAATAGCTACTACATTAAGCCAGTTTTATGAACATCATCTAATTAGCCCTGCGGGTGGATTTGTTCTGCAACCAATGCAATTTGCAATTGCCAACACCTTAGAGTATATTAAGTTACCGATAAAAGCTAATACACCATGTTTTGCAGCACGCGTAGAAGGCAAAAGTTCTCTTGCCAGGTGTGGTTTAATAATCCACTTTACAGCACCAACCATACATGCCGGTTTCAATGGTACAATCACATTGGAATTAATGAATCTTGGGAGTTACTCTATAAATCTTTATCAAGGCATGTCAATTTGTCAATTGATCTTTGAGAGGGTTGAAGGTGAAATAGACTTCTCTCCAAGTCAGTTTCAGGGACAAAAAACTCCCGAAGGTTCCTAA